Sequence from the Thermocoleostomius sinensis A174 genome:
GAGTTTCGCATCATTTGCCCGCAGGTGACACCCCCCGATATCCTGAACAGCCTTAGTGTCAAAATCAACGGACAGCCGATCGCCATTGACATTCTGCATAGCGATCGCGGCACGCGCTTTTTCCAAGGATTGGTTCCCAAAGCCTATCTGAATCATCGATCGCCCTTCACCGAGTGCAGCTTTACGGTAAATCGTGTCTCATCGCTGAACGAAAACAATCCGCTTGACCCAGACACGCGCCCGGTGGGTCTGGCCTTTAACTTTGTGCAACTGTTTCCGGTGAATTTGCGACAGCAGCGCAGCGCCCTCACACCCTTCTTTGAATTTGAGTCATGGCGATCGACGGTGGATTTTCTGCAAAAACACGCTCCTGCCGATGAAACTGTGATTGCACCACTCATTTTCCGAGTGGAACTAGAAAATATCGTGCAGGATTATGCGGCGTTTCTTAAGCAAACCGATGCCACTTGGGTTGTGATTCACAAAGGTCGTGTTGATCAAATTGATCCGGTATTGCTGAAGTTGATGCGGCGTGGCTTTGCGCCTGTATTTGCCAACGATGTCTTTATTATTTACTCGACCCATTCCCTGCCCAAACTGACATATCTTTCCACCCACGTCAAACCGTTGTATGTCGATCGCCTCAAAACCCATACTCGCAATGCGGTGCGATTGGTCTATCGCAAAGTTAAAGCGCAACAAATCCAGTCATGAGACATGACCATGCCTGACCCATTGTCCGATTCGCTACTGGTGAATCTATCTTTTGTGGGCAAGAAGCCAACTGGGTTGGCCACCTATGCCATTAATTTGATCCCGGAACTTGCTCTGCCCAACCTAACTTTGTTGGCGTCCGATACGTTGCTGCCTCGCTTTGCCGATCGCTATTCCTGTTACCCAATTCCCGCAATCCTAACCCCAGAACAAGGTAAGCGCGGTCACATAGGACGACTATGGTGGACGCAGACCCAGATTTCTAGTATTGCGAAGGCGCTGCGATCGTCCTTGTTGTTTTCACCAGTTCCCGAAGCACCCTTATTCACAAAGATACGTTCGGTTGTTGTCGTTCATGATTTGATTCCATTACGATTTCCCCGATTAACTTCACCACTCACCCATTACTTTCGCTATTACGTTCCTCATGTTTTACAACAGGCAGAGCATATTCTCTGTAATTCTGTGGCGACAGCTAATGATATCATTCAAACCTACCGTATTTCTTCTAAAAAAATTACATCAATTCCGTTAGCACACGATGTTAATCATTTTCGTGTTCTTGATTTAAGTTCGTATCCATTTCCCGATCGTCCCTATTTCTTCTATGTAGGGCGACATGATCCATATAAAAACCTCGATCGAATCATTCGCGCGTTTGCTACACTACCCAACCATCAAGCGTATGATTTGTGGATTGCTGGCTCCGTTGATCCGCGCTACACACCGTTGCTGCAAGCCCAAGTGACGGAACTTGGAGTAGCCGATCGCGTCAGATTTCTGGACTATCTGCCCTACGAACAACTGCCGATTGTGCTGAATCAGGCATTGGCATTAGTCTATCCCAGCCTGTGGGAAGGATTTGGCTTTCCTGTGCTAGAAGCCATGGCTTGCGGTACACCA
This genomic interval carries:
- a CDS encoding glycosyltransferase family 4 protein; its protein translation is MTMPDPLSDSLLVNLSFVGKKPTGLATYAINLIPELALPNLTLLASDTLLPRFADRYSCYPIPAILTPEQGKRGHIGRLWWTQTQISSIAKALRSSLLFSPVPEAPLFTKIRSVVVVHDLIPLRFPRLTSPLTHYFRYYVPHVLQQAEHILCNSVATANDIIQTYRISSKKITSIPLAHDVNHFRVLDLSSYPFPDRPYFFYVGRHDPYKNLDRIIRAFATLPNHQAYDLWIAGSVDPRYTPLLQAQVTELGVADRVRFLDYLPYEQLPIVLNQALALVYPSLWEGFGFPVLEAMACGTPVITSNLSSLPEVAGEAALLVDPYNTAEIATAMQQIASDDTTRTHLRSAGLDRARQFSWSKTGQATTNVLLQHLLQHL